Genomic DNA from uncultured Methanospirillum sp.:
TGTTTAGTTTTGATTCAATAATGAAAGCAATGACAGAAGATATTGAACCATTATACCCGGTAATGTCTGGATTGTCAGACGATGGTAAACCCCTGTATGAAGGAGGGATTCTATGATATCTTTTATTGGTGTAGATTTGGGACAAGCTGCTGATCGAACGGCTATCAGCGTTATGCGGACTGGAAAGGAAAAAGACGAGATCATACACCTACAACGATTACCTATTGGTACGAGTTACCCCGACCAAGTGCGTTTGATATCAAAAATACATCACGATGTTCGGCGTCTTGGTGACTTGGTATACCTTATAGTGGATGGCACAGGTGTAGGTAGACCTATTGTAGATCTTATCAGGGAGTCGGGTATCGATTTAATATCTGTGACAATTCATGGAGGTGTTGATGTCCGACAGGATGGCGATGATTTTTTCGTACCAAAAAGGGATCTTGTCTACTCTCTTATTGTCGCCTTACAAACTGAAAAACTGAAGATCATTCGTTCTCTCCCTGACTCAGAGGCCCTGATCCATGAGTTATCAAATTTTAAGATGAAAGTCAATATTAAAACCGGTAATGAATCATTTGAAGCGTTGAGAGAGGGGATTCACGATGATCTGGTATTAAGTTGCTCCTTATCCTGTTGGTTTTCATCCTGGTTGGCAAACCTCCCTGTTTATGAAACGGTTTTGATAGATGATGAATATGATCGTAGGATTTCTTCATATTAAGGGACAACATGCAGATATTTTCTCTATTCGATAATCGGGAGCAGATAAGAGCAATTTATAATAAATATGGGGAGGCACCAATCCCAATATCAGAAATTCTAAATTCATTAGGTAAGGATGCCTTTAGAGACTTAAAAGGGCTCAGATATTTTAGAAAAGCCGGTTATCTTGCAACCTCAGGTACGTTTAGTACAAGACGAATGTCAACTCGGGATCGGGTATGCTTTGAATTGACTCCTGTGGGTATTGAGGCACTCAAGATATGTTATTTGATGGACAATTGTCCCCTCTCCTGCAGGAGGAGTAATTCGTCTTTTAAAAAGTGTAGACGATGCATTCAAATACCTACGATACCCCTTTTAAACAATTGATTTGAATCTATTACGATTTTATTCTAGCGAATCATGAAATATTCTGAAAAATAATGGCAAACCTTAAGGATATTTTTTGAGGATTATACATAACCCCCTCCTAAATACCTTGAGTCTATAGATTATATCAGTTCCATTCCGGAAAAGGGGGTTAATCGCTATTCTCCAAAGGGTGGACATATCCTGAAAATAAGTACCCTATATAATTATTTATAAACGGAATTAAAAAATTTAAATGATCGAAGGAGCCGAGATTGTTGAATAATTTTCCCCATTTGATAAAAGATCAATAGGATTAGGTTGTTTTCCAAATGATGGGAATTGTGCTAAAAACGATCCTTCTTTTTTCAACCGTAATGTGTCCTTTGATGGTATTATATCAGTATCTCGAATCAGGCATAACGATTTAAATCTTAATCCCCATCCTTTATGTTTCAATACACTAATTAACGCTTCTTTTAAGTTATGGGTAGTTGATATTGCGAAAATATAGATCATGATTTCATCATGTTTAAATGCAAAATCAATCGGAAAGTCCCCGTCTTTATCATATTGTTTGTTGATATATCGCTCCTGTAAAATATCGGGAAAAAATAATTCTAGATATTGCCTTACCTCTTCCTTAAATGGTCGTAAATTTTTATCCGGTGCCCATGTAGCGATACTATTAATTCTTGCAATTCCTTGGATAAATGAATGAATTTTTTGCCCGAAGTTGTCAAAATTTACTTTTGTTGAAATTACGCCTTTTTCACATTTTAACTCATTCATCTTTAAAGCGTTTTCAAAGATTTCTCTTCGAATACCTTCAGTTAATAGATCTGGATCTAATCGATAAGAAATTTCTAATATGGTATGCCCTTCATCAGAAAGGATCCATTCATCTCTTAAGCGCTTTAAAATAATTGAATATCCGTCACCGTCATCAAACTCAAAGGGGGAGAGAATATAGTAGCGTTCATCGGTTTTTTTTATGACCTCATATTCCTCAGAAATTTTTTCACGGATAAATTCCAAAGAGAATTGAGAAATTGTCATTTAAACCACCCCCTTGTATCCCCAGTACCTAACATAATATTGCAGTCGGCAAATAAACAATCTAATGCTTCAGGTATTGATGTAAACCTATCTGTTTCTTCTGCAAACTTGTCTTCATCATATCCCGCTCTCTGGTATCTTTCCGTTGCGTAATGAATGTGAAAGCAATCAACAAATTTGGTTTTCTCAATGAAATTTTTGTGAATAGATGCATGTTTTCCATTATATCTTCTAAGCCTGAAACGCTTGGTATGTAGTTCATTAACATATAATAAAACAATGGAAAAGGATTCTATGAATATAGAGTTTCTAGTTATTAGGAGCTCATATTTTCTTCCAGTTTCCCCTACTATCTCGAATCGAGCTTCCTCATTACCAATATTTTTTTTGTGAAACAC
This window encodes:
- a CDS encoding DUF1828 domain-containing protein; translated protein: MTISQFSLEFIREKISEEYEVIKKTDERYYILSPFEFDDGDGYSIILKRLRDEWILSDEGHTILEISYRLDPDLLTEGIRREIFENALKMNELKCEKGVISTKVNFDNFGQKIHSFIQGIARINSIATWAPDKNLRPFKEEVRQYLELFFPDILQERYINKQYDKDGDFPIDFAFKHDEIMIYIFAISTTHNLKEALISVLKHKGWGLRFKSLCLIRDTDIIPSKDTLRLKKEGSFLAQFPSFGKQPNPIDLLSNGENYSTISAPSII